From Enterococcus wangshanyuanii, the proteins below share one genomic window:
- a CDS encoding glycoside hydrolase, with amino-acid sequence MKKKFFITLLTTLTLSLAACQTPGIMQKQVQEKSSVNQELNKNKSYAKTDFSFDVDPETFAITITENNQKETVAQPQTTKRVTNLKKTTNEISWTYPDEHLQIAVKKEDEHLAISLTSLTDEDLTFNWPKIDAKNYTLPIAEGKMIPNDQKDWLAYFQQNNELAMSEAFSMSFFTANYEQFAASFVTDETFNSDLLAETSNHLAFEASHHFIGFDKNKTLNYRLYITENDPVAIAKTYQMDRIKTNNFKTLDDKEKENPEIKKMRGAIQIYYWNSRILTEEDINWSKLPEQVDEPIFQWIAELLSQYGEDGSAEYENALAAFKNNEGYQYEKNTLLNSLNYVLLYPQFFNKSIFKQPDETASKLIEKGIDTLSEQDRYTLNKHLLAGALQDLTPPLEQWGKETSVDVFKEMKNAGIENAWIGLPNWANGLMNPAMVKTAADQGYLIGPYDSYQSIQENASIDWNTASFPNEKLYEQATVTKKNGEKVAGFLGKGRKLNPTQIFPDVEERFIGIMQNKIPFNSWFLDTDAAGEIYNDYSPDHQTTQSEDVAGRLKRMDYFNKNGLVVGSEGGNDFASKEMVFSHGIETPVIMWSDPDMRENKESEYYVGSYAALDGGIPTKYKKTVPIKDEYKAIYTDPAYSLPLYKLVYNRSVITSHQWEWDSYKIKGQVAERRMKEYLYNTPPMFHLDKAAWDEHKQDISENAKIWAPFQKAALAHEMTDFTVLTQDRLVQKTQFGDDLVVIANFSDRNYDTDDVKVPDQTALIINHRQQTIIQVKE; translated from the coding sequence ATGAAAAAGAAATTTTTTATCACACTTTTAACCACGCTAACACTTTCATTAGCAGCTTGTCAGACGCCCGGAATAATGCAGAAGCAGGTACAAGAAAAAAGCTCAGTTAACCAAGAGCTAAACAAAAATAAATCTTATGCCAAAACTGATTTCTCATTTGACGTTGATCCTGAAACCTTTGCTATCACAATCACCGAAAACAACCAAAAAGAAACCGTTGCTCAACCTCAAACAACCAAACGAGTAACAAATTTAAAAAAAACGACTAACGAAATCAGCTGGACTTATCCAGATGAACACCTTCAAATCGCAGTAAAAAAAGAAGACGAGCACTTGGCTATTTCACTTACAAGTTTGACTGATGAGGACTTAACCTTCAACTGGCCAAAAATCGATGCTAAAAATTATACCTTACCCATCGCAGAAGGAAAAATGATCCCAAATGATCAAAAAGATTGGCTGGCTTATTTTCAACAAAACAATGAGTTAGCCATGAGTGAAGCTTTCTCCATGAGCTTTTTCACTGCTAACTATGAACAGTTTGCCGCAAGCTTTGTCACTGATGAAACCTTTAATAGTGATTTGCTCGCTGAAACAAGTAATCACCTAGCTTTTGAGGCCAGTCATCATTTTATCGGCTTCGACAAAAACAAAACCTTGAATTATCGCCTTTATATCACAGAAAATGACCCAGTTGCGATTGCCAAAACTTATCAAATGGATCGCATCAAGACAAATAATTTCAAGACATTAGACGACAAGGAAAAAGAGAATCCAGAAATCAAGAAAATGCGGGGAGCCATTCAAATTTATTACTGGAACAGCCGGATTTTAACTGAAGAAGATATTAACTGGAGCAAGCTTCCTGAACAAGTTGATGAGCCTATTTTTCAATGGATCGCTGAATTATTATCACAATATGGCGAAGATGGATCAGCAGAATACGAAAATGCTTTAGCTGCTTTCAAAAATAATGAAGGCTATCAGTATGAAAAAAACACCCTTTTAAATTCACTCAATTATGTTCTGCTTTACCCTCAATTTTTCAATAAGTCTATTTTTAAACAGCCGGATGAAACAGCTTCAAAACTGATTGAAAAAGGAATCGATACATTGAGTGAACAAGACCGTTATACATTAAATAAACATTTATTAGCTGGCGCTCTTCAAGACCTGACTCCCCCGCTTGAACAATGGGGCAAAGAGACATCCGTCGACGTCTTTAAAGAAATGAAAAATGCTGGGATAGAAAACGCTTGGATCGGTTTACCTAACTGGGCCAATGGCTTAATGAATCCTGCTATGGTAAAAACGGCAGCTGATCAAGGATATTTGATCGGTCCCTATGATTCGTATCAATCTATTCAAGAAAATGCCAGTATCGATTGGAATACCGCTTCTTTTCCCAATGAAAAACTCTATGAACAAGCAACTGTGACAAAGAAAAATGGCGAAAAAGTGGCTGGGTTTTTAGGCAAAGGTAGAAAGCTAAATCCAACGCAAATTTTTCCAGATGTTGAAGAACGCTTCATTGGTATTATGCAAAATAAGATTCCTTTCAACTCTTGGTTTCTAGATACAGATGCAGCTGGAGAAATTTACAATGACTACAGTCCTGATCACCAAACAACTCAAAGTGAAGATGTTGCTGGTCGTCTAAAAAGAATGGATTATTTCAATAAGAATGGATTAGTTGTCGGCTCAGAAGGAGGAAATGATTTTGCTTCAAAAGAAATGGTCTTCTCTCACGGAATCGAAACGCCTGTGATCATGTGGTCTGACCCGGATATGAGGGAAAATAAAGAGAGTGAATATTATGTGGGAAGCTACGCTGCTTTAGATGGCGGTATTCCAACAAAATATAAAAAAACCGTTCCGATCAAAGATGAATACAAAGCCATTTATACAGATCCAGCTTATTCACTCCCACTATATAAGCTTGTTTATAATCGCTCAGTCATTACTTCACATCAATGGGAATGGGATAGTTACAAAATCAAAGGACAAGTCGCTGAACGCCGTATGAAGGAATATTTATATAATACTCCGCCAATGTTCCACCTCGATAAAGCTGCGTGGGATGAACATAAACAGGATATCAGTGAAAATGCTAAAATTTGGGCACCATTTCAAAAAGCTGCTTTAGCACATGAAATGACCGACTTCACAGTCTTGACACAAGACCGTCTCGTACAAAAAACACAATTTGGAGATGATCTAGTAGTGATCGCTAATTTTTCTGATAGGAATTATGATACGGATGATGTCAAAGTGCCTGACCAAACAGCTCTGATTATCAATCATAGGCAACAAACAATTATTCAAGTAAAAGAATAA
- a CDS encoding iron chaperone, translating to MANLNEFTEKISNPDQRQRLNDLFNWIKGSFPQLETVIKWNQPMFTDHGTFIIGFSVSKKHMSVAPETATLAAFKEDIEKAGYEHTDNIFKITWAQEIDFALLKKIIDYNIQEKIDYTKFWRE from the coding sequence ATGGCAAATTTAAATGAATTTACAGAAAAAATCAGTAATCCAGACCAACGTCAGCGTTTGAATGATCTGTTTAACTGGATCAAAGGAAGTTTTCCGCAGCTAGAAACCGTCATCAAATGGAATCAACCGATGTTTACCGATCATGGGACATTTATTATCGGTTTTAGCGTTTCGAAAAAACATATGTCGGTCGCACCTGAAACCGCGACACTTGCCGCGTTCAAAGAAGACATCGAAAAAGCTGGATATGAGCATACAGATAATATCTTCAAAATCACTTGGGCCCAAGAAATCGATTTTGCCTTACTCAAAAAAATCATCGACTATAACATCCAGGAAAAAATCGATTACACAAAATTTTGGAGAGAATAG
- a CDS encoding DUF1697 domain-containing protein — translation MPQYIALLRGVNVGGKNRVVMTELRESFEQHGFTQVKTYLNSGNVIFSTEKKESEMITKECEMLIERMTGLHIPVTIVSGEAWLEAVKHAPKWWNTDKESKHNAIFIISPTTTAEVMLSVGEAKPEYEQVDHHERVIFWSAPLKTFSRTRWSKIVSSAYYDRITIRNANTVMKIAELIKKEK, via the coding sequence ATGCCACAATATATTGCTTTATTGCGCGGTGTAAATGTCGGAGGGAAAAATCGTGTGGTGATGACCGAATTAAGGGAGTCATTTGAGCAGCATGGATTTACACAAGTCAAAACGTATTTAAATAGCGGGAATGTCATTTTTTCAACGGAGAAAAAGGAATCAGAAATGATTACTAAAGAGTGTGAAATGCTGATTGAAAGGATGACAGGGCTGCATATTCCTGTGACGATCGTTTCTGGTGAAGCGTGGCTGGAAGCGGTCAAGCATGCGCCAAAATGGTGGAATACAGACAAGGAATCAAAACATAATGCAATTTTTATTATTTCGCCAACGACAACAGCTGAGGTCATGCTTTCTGTTGGAGAAGCAAAACCGGAGTACGAGCAGGTCGATCATCATGAACGAGTGATTTTTTGGTCAGCACCATTAAAAACATTTTCGAGAACCCGCTGGTCAAAGATCGTCAGCTCAGCGTACTATGATCGAATCACGATCAGAAATGCCAATACAGTTATGAAAATAGCGGAGCTGATCAAAAAAGAAAAATGA
- a CDS encoding LPXTG cell wall anchor domain-containing protein translates to MFKKYFIIALAIFLTGFWAIAAEAETIIVTPSHIIKDQKDYYLDGHTWYNDGKPINSDSLFSTEESSAVESTTTESTTETTTIEASDSTKETTTETTSSLSAASVEKETSVPSSTAIGIETSTTTSVESSIENEQTSASNKESSTDVNEPLVKTSKVERIEAPSNNPTSSSNNTSMSNRLPETGEKSPIVISFLGIVLIGCAIFLFNRRI, encoded by the coding sequence ATGTTTAAAAAATATTTTATTATCGCTTTAGCTATTTTTTTGACAGGATTTTGGGCAATAGCAGCAGAAGCAGAAACGATCATTGTTACACCAAGCCATATCATTAAAGATCAAAAAGACTATTATTTAGATGGGCATACTTGGTATAACGATGGTAAACCAATAAATTCTGATAGTCTATTTTCGACAGAAGAAAGTTCGGCGGTCGAATCGACTACTACGGAATCGACTACAGAGACAACGACCATTGAAGCTTCAGATAGCACGAAAGAAACGACCACAGAGACGACAAGCTCACTATCCGCTGCCAGCGTAGAAAAAGAGACAAGTGTGCCTTCCTCGACTGCTATTGGCATAGAGACTTCAACAACGACCAGCGTTGAATCATCTATCGAAAATGAACAGACAAGTGCTAGTAACAAAGAAAGTTCAACTGACGTTAATGAACCATTAGTAAAAACGAGCAAAGTTGAGAGAATAGAAGCACCAAGCAACAATCCAACCAGTTCTTCAAACAATACATCAATGTCTAATAGATTACCTGAGACCGGTGAAAAAAGTCCAATAGTCATCAGTTTTCTAGGAATTGTTCTGATTGGGTGTGCTATTTTTTTGTTTAATCGACGTATATGA
- a CDS encoding endonuclease/exonuclease/phosphatase family protein: protein MKKKIKILFSILAAIIAIILIYVGYVYFSYSRIEDDVSIKVVQKAEHSSLTTNKEYRITTFNIGYGSYTPDYTFFMDGGKQSKAVSKESVRTNIDGVIETTKKIAPDFALFQEVDEKATRSRGVDEVQQINQSFKEHTSAFAVNYDSAFLMYPVLDPIGKSKSGILTLSNTEMESSTRYSLPIETNFNKFFDLDRAFTVSKIPVANGKSLMLYNVHLSAYIKDQKIQKEQVHKLFDHMEQEYKKGNYVVCGGDFNHDLLPSSTETFKNDPTEEYTWLQPFPKTELPENLRVAALSETKEAVPSVRNLDKPYEKGKSFVALIDGFIVSDNIENINGKVIDKEFQHSDHNPVEMTFKLK, encoded by the coding sequence ATGAAAAAAAAGATCAAGATACTGTTCAGTATACTTGCTGCAATTATCGCTATTATTTTAATCTATGTGGGGTATGTTTATTTCAGCTATTCAAGAATTGAAGATGATGTTTCGATTAAAGTGGTACAGAAAGCTGAACATTCAAGCCTAACTACAAACAAAGAATATAGAATAACTACATTCAATATTGGCTACGGCTCATATACACCTGATTATACATTTTTCATGGACGGTGGAAAGCAATCCAAAGCGGTAAGTAAGGAAAGTGTACGTACTAACATTGACGGTGTGATCGAAACGACAAAGAAAATCGCTCCTGATTTTGCTTTATTTCAGGAAGTAGATGAAAAAGCAACACGCAGCCGCGGAGTAGATGAGGTTCAGCAGATCAATCAGAGTTTTAAAGAACACACAAGTGCATTTGCAGTGAATTATGATTCCGCATTTTTAATGTATCCGGTGTTAGATCCAATCGGAAAATCGAAATCTGGGATTTTAACACTTAGTAATACAGAAATGGAAAGTAGTACACGTTACAGTTTACCGATCGAAACCAATTTTAATAAATTTTTTGATTTAGACCGAGCGTTTACGGTTTCTAAAATTCCAGTTGCAAACGGAAAATCATTGATGCTGTATAATGTTCATTTATCTGCATATATCAAAGACCAGAAAATTCAAAAAGAGCAAGTGCATAAGCTGTTTGATCATATGGAACAGGAATATAAAAAAGGAAATTATGTGGTTTGTGGAGGAGATTTTAATCATGATTTGCTTCCTTCCTCTACGGAAACGTTTAAAAACGATCCGACAGAAGAGTATACCTGGCTGCAGCCTTTTCCAAAAACAGAACTGCCCGAAAATCTTCGTGTAGCAGCATTGAGTGAAACCAAAGAAGCGGTACCTTCAGTTCGTAATTTAGACAAACCTTATGAAAAAGGCAAGTCATTTGTTGCGTTGATCGATGGCTTTATTGTGTCTGATAATATTGAGAATATCAATGGAAAAGTGATCGATAAGGAATTTCAACATTCAGATCATAATCCAGTTGAGATGACGTTTAAATTGAAATAA
- a CDS encoding sensor histidine kinase — MRSSQQKEELGISLKKKTRKISTTLTLTFSLIIIASFFVMFIFNTMIVPYYYNAKMEHKVTSVMEMIQQSSSSEEQLERLENEHQVTITTQPIDGASLDDFNEALTLNLNRKKVALNRFWVTQETLDQLRQTARPIQRSFDQGKQKSSFLVEMMVIDDTFYLVGVSTVNFSETAALINSFNLISLSLTLILIIFLIYVSVRKITDPLVELKKVAEEITALTFVTTENIPANEIGELAVSINKMSHALATYQKNLLAKNDQLKQFTADLTHELKTPIALIKAYGSGIEDGLDDGTYLTIILQQAQRLNEIVDQMLDYAKLEQQQTLQKVPIQLSEIWQQTLRDQESLLEKEMILLLEAQTDTSMSLIEADPLLIKRTFDNLLTNSIKYTTDKEIQVSWRETNDFIEFSISNQTSLPSDFDIEKLWEAFYVHEKSRNKNLSGTGLGLSIVQSIMNEHGFDIEARLVHKTLIFNLHFNKKAKAAFFDERVV, encoded by the coding sequence ATGAGATCATCACAACAAAAAGAGGAGTTGGGTATCTCATTGAAAAAGAAAACTAGAAAAATCAGTACAACACTGACTCTCACTTTTTCGTTGATCATCATTGCCAGTTTTTTTGTCATGTTTATTTTCAATACGATGATCGTTCCTTATTACTATAACGCTAAAATGGAGCATAAAGTAACTTCTGTCATGGAAATGATTCAGCAATCTTCTTCTAGTGAAGAACAACTGGAGCGCCTTGAAAACGAGCATCAAGTGACGATAACTACACAACCGATCGACGGAGCCTCACTTGACGACTTCAATGAAGCTTTGACACTGAACTTAAATAGAAAAAAAGTCGCTTTGAACCGCTTTTGGGTCACCCAGGAGACTTTAGATCAGCTGCGTCAAACGGCTCGACCGATCCAAAGAAGCTTTGATCAAGGAAAACAAAAATCTAGTTTTCTCGTTGAAATGATGGTGATCGATGACACGTTCTATTTGGTTGGCGTTTCTACCGTTAATTTTTCTGAAACAGCAGCCTTGATCAATAGCTTTAACTTGATTTCACTGAGTCTTACGTTGATTTTGATCATCTTTTTGATTTATGTTTCTGTTAGAAAAATTACTGACCCACTGGTTGAGTTAAAAAAAGTAGCTGAAGAGATCACCGCTTTGACCTTTGTAACTACTGAAAATATTCCTGCAAATGAAATTGGTGAGCTAGCGGTCAGTATCAACAAAATGAGTCACGCTTTGGCAACGTATCAAAAGAATCTACTTGCAAAAAATGACCAATTAAAGCAATTCACAGCTGATTTGACCCATGAATTGAAAACACCGATTGCCTTGATCAAAGCTTATGGCTCAGGCATCGAAGATGGTTTAGACGATGGCACCTATTTGACGATCATCCTCCAGCAAGCCCAACGATTAAATGAGATCGTTGACCAAATGCTTGATTATGCAAAATTAGAACAGCAACAAACACTACAAAAAGTGCCCATCCAATTGTCAGAGATTTGGCAGCAAACATTACGAGATCAAGAATCCTTACTGGAAAAAGAGATGATTTTACTATTGGAAGCCCAAACAGATACATCAATGTCCCTGATTGAAGCTGACCCTTTATTGATCAAGCGTACGTTTGACAATTTATTGACCAACAGCATCAAGTATACAACAGATAAAGAAATCCAAGTCAGCTGGCGGGAAACGAATGACTTTATTGAATTTTCGATCAGTAATCAAACCTCCTTACCTTCAGACTTTGATATTGAAAAACTGTGGGAAGCATTTTATGTTCATGAAAAATCTCGCAATAAAAATCTGTCAGGCACGGGACTAGGCTTATCGATCGTTCAATCGATCATGAATGAACATGGCTTTGACATCGAAGCACGACTCGTTCATAAAACGTTGATTTTCAATTTGCATTTCAATAAAAAAGCGAAAGCTGCCTTTTTTGATGAAAGAGTAGTATAA
- a CDS encoding helix-turn-helix domain-containing protein, which yields MKEYGLVIREIRLSKGISQKELYNNLISKSYAIEFEKGRHDLSLELLEQVLDALRITADEFLFIYNQYTIPETTTFWTLLAKASNENNLNDLFKLKKEIQTQATSDTKELFLALVEGRIHIVNHFLHFNKIDYTKIPAEQMAIVVQFLLKRESWTLFELLIFTNTLDYFSHDQRMIFKKNIYKLLKKYRNYDRGKEILQTLLINFSELCLKENELSTAKELLDQLNHLNTDLNSGLFRIIERFFRGILLILEGQILSGQKVCEKALNTLRYLEYEQIAKVYQAEWAILL from the coding sequence ATGAAAGAATATGGACTGGTCATACGCGAGATCCGTTTATCTAAAGGTATTTCTCAAAAAGAATTATATAATAACCTGATTTCAAAATCTTATGCGATCGAATTTGAAAAAGGCCGTCATGATCTATCCTTAGAATTATTGGAGCAAGTCTTAGATGCGCTAAGAATAACAGCTGATGAATTCCTGTTTATCTATAATCAATATACCATTCCAGAAACGACTACCTTTTGGACTTTATTAGCTAAAGCCTCAAATGAAAATAACCTGAATGATTTGTTTAAACTGAAGAAAGAAATCCAAACACAAGCAACTTCTGATACCAAAGAACTTTTTTTAGCTTTAGTTGAAGGACGCATTCATATCGTCAATCATTTTCTTCACTTTAACAAAATCGATTACACCAAAATCCCAGCTGAACAAATGGCTATCGTAGTTCAATTTTTGTTGAAACGAGAATCTTGGACACTCTTTGAATTGCTGATCTTCACAAATACACTTGACTACTTCTCACATGATCAAAGAATGATCTTTAAAAAAAATATATATAAACTGCTAAAAAAATACCGCAACTATGACCGTGGCAAAGAAATTTTACAAACATTATTGATCAATTTTTCTGAACTATGCTTAAAAGAGAATGAACTTTCGACGGCAAAAGAGTTACTTGATCAGCTAAATCACTTGAATACTGATCTTAATAGTGGGCTTTTTAGAATCATTGAGCGTTTTTTTAGAGGAATACTTTTGATTTTAGAAGGTCAAATATTATCTGGACAAAAGGTTTGTGAAAAAGCTCTGAACACCCTGCGATATCTTGAATATGAGCAAATAGCTAAAGTTTATCAAGCGGAATGGGCAATTCTTTTATGA
- a CDS encoding MarR family winged helix-turn-helix transcriptional regulator: MNTLEDTLMNLQCELVAERNRTNPQGISWLQYDVLHLLDLEKELAPSKISILLGISRTKLSKALKELKTMYYIQQKPNEKDGRELRTVLTETGHQLLKDLDQGHQQLHQVANQVFTNEEQEQFSQLAEKFSNALKSERLKAHE; this comes from the coding sequence ATGAATACGCTTGAAGATACGTTAATGAATCTACAGTGTGAACTAGTTGCGGAAAGGAATAGGACAAATCCTCAAGGGATCAGCTGGCTTCAGTATGACGTTTTACATCTTCTTGATTTAGAAAAAGAGCTAGCGCCATCAAAAATCAGTATTTTACTTGGAATCAGTCGAACAAAGCTATCTAAGGCTTTAAAAGAGTTGAAGACCATGTATTATATCCAACAAAAACCAAATGAAAAAGATGGACGAGAATTACGAACGGTTTTAACTGAAACAGGTCATCAATTGCTTAAGGATCTCGACCAAGGGCATCAACAACTTCATCAAGTTGCCAACCAAGTATTTACCAATGAAGAACAAGAACAATTTTCACAGCTGGCTGAAAAATTCTCCAATGCGCTTAAATCAGAAAGGTTGAAGGCTCATGAATAA
- a CDS encoding response regulator transcription factor gives MNILIADDSPEMVQILSAYMKQAGFTVFPSFDGEAALDLFYTEKIDLAIIDWMMPKIDGIEVIKTIKSESPVKILMLTAKTTGEDEFLSLSSGADDFLTKPFHPQVLVLRVKKLLGVTELVTVKSLVIDPTKLSVWKNERSIDLTKKEIDLLLFFVKNRGTILSREQLLIGVWGMDYEGVARTVDTHIRRLREKIGDEIITTKRGVGYLIEKEN, from the coding sequence ATGAATATTTTGATTGCGGATGATAGCCCAGAAATGGTGCAGATTTTAAGTGCTTATATGAAACAGGCAGGGTTTACTGTCTTTCCTTCCTTTGATGGTGAAGCCGCACTTGATCTTTTTTATACAGAAAAAATAGATTTAGCGATCATCGACTGGATGATGCCGAAAATCGATGGTATCGAAGTAATCAAAACCATCAAATCAGAAAGTCCAGTTAAAATTCTGATGTTGACTGCTAAAACAACTGGTGAGGATGAATTTCTCTCTTTATCCAGTGGTGCAGACGACTTTCTCACAAAACCCTTTCATCCTCAAGTGTTAGTTTTGAGAGTCAAAAAATTACTCGGTGTGACAGAATTGGTCACGGTAAAAAGCCTTGTGATCGACCCGACTAAACTGAGTGTCTGGAAAAACGAACGATCAATCGATCTAACAAAAAAAGAAATCGATCTGCTGCTGTTTTTCGTCAAAAATCGCGGAACGATTTTAAGCCGGGAACAGCTTTTAATTGGTGTTTGGGGTATGGATTACGAGGGTGTCGCTCGTACTGTAGATACACATATTCGACGATTAAGGGAAAAAATCGGTGATGAGATCATCACAACAAAAAGAGGAGTTGGGTATCTCATTGAAAAAGAAAACTAG